The nucleotide window tatataggtacctaaatccgAAACGATCTGAGTCGATTGACTGTAAGGCCGCGTCCAGACTACTTGACAGGCTCATCACTATCTCTCATGACCTCTTCAATATACTtactttctttttattatttttctaaaatactTCAATGATTTTCTTAAAAGACAACTCGCTAAAGGCGTGCAACGTTAATCTAATGTATTTTAGTGCGGACGCGGCCTAACAAAATCATTTCAAAAGGAtaatatatatacttacaatTATAGAAGACATACAAAACTTTGAAAAACGTACAAAAGAGCCCACAGTTAAGGACATTACAGACTTTAATATAAAAGGGAAGGTGTAGAACTACCTATTGTAACCTGACAGACTCTCGAGCAGTTCTTATCCAAAGGCAATAATAATGTTGCCTCAAAGACGAGTAATAGAAATACAACACCGTAAATATGATCTTATTAACACGTTACAGGAAATaatctatctatttataataacgatatagataagtaggtactatatatgGAATCACAATAAGTATTAATATGTttacattatacctattattggAGTCTCACCCGGTTTAGCAAAACCGGAACTGGCTTCTGCTATAAAAAACTTACACTTCCCACAAAAAAGTTGTCCGTTAACGGTACTTATAACTATTTCAAATTTTGAATCTACGCAATGTGTTGcggtgggacttcgtctgtgttggtgttagctggcgggcgtgctctgcctttttggagtgttttttttgttaaaactgactggaaagcgctctaaggggtgccatgcgtgtgtcggcgagcgccggcacagacagggtccatacttgtatagtttaacaaacttgtgttacaaataactacaaacttgacattggctaatctttgcaaAGCCAGaggagagagaaaaaaaaatgtgttgcgGTGGAGCCGTTATAATTTTGTGCGAGCTCTAAGGGGTGGGTGTTAAATTGGAGATGTTTTCAGTAAACCTAAGTAATTGGATAGACGACGTCAAACGAGTGGCAGAGAGTCGcccaggcggtgcaagaccgcaGCGTGTGGGATTCCCTACAATAGCCTTgcgtatgtccagcagtggatgacTATCGATTGATGGCGATGATGACGACGACCTTTTATTTGGTTAACAGATGGGTTAAGGTTGTAATACGGGATCTAGGCCATAaaactatgtaagtatgttaCATAGTTTGCTATGTAGTCGCAGCGTAATGCCATGATGATACGTGGGTTCTAAAATATTAGAGCGTGTGCCACATGGCGATGTGAAGGTATTGTACGGGATACGGGATATAATACGGGATTTTAGACAGTATACCTAGTTTGCTCTGCTCAGTTGAAGCGCTCGGTCCCGTGTGCGCTAATATTATCGGCGGGATCTTTCTGAGCGTGTGCCACATGGCGACGTGAAGGTTGTTGTAATTTGTTGTAATACGGGATCTTAGATCATTCCTAGTTTGCTCGCGCAGTTGGTAAATATTATCGGCGGGATCTATCTGAGCTTGGGCCACATTGCGACGTGAAGGTTGTTGTAATGCGGGATCTTAGAACATAATACTATAGTTTGCTATGCAGTTGAAGCGGTCAGTCCCGTGTGCGCTATCGGCGGGATCTATCTGAGCGTGTGCCACATGGCGACGGCCTTGCGCGTCTCCTGCGCCATCTGTGCCCAGTGACGGCCCTCCGCCGCCGGCTCGGCCGCGCCCACGCAGCACCAGCCCACCACCAGCGCGCTGCTGCCGCCCGTCACCACGCACACCTGCACAACAAATCGATATAAGCTACTGTAACGACGACAGGGTCTTTCCCGGTTGGCCGATGGCCATGCGGGGGTAGGGGtctcgaggcatggcctccttacccgcGTGAGGCGCAGAGCACCTTTGTACCCTGGTGGAGATCTTTTAATCGGGATTTCACCAGCTAGGGCCCGTCATCTTGGCTTATGGCCCTAGTGGGCTTATTGTACATCCGTTTGTACTCCGCACTGCGGGCGGTAGTTGCGCCGCCGCGCGCGGAATTGTTGTCAGTCCGGGgttactaactacttacctagCTACGCGTAAAAAATCGCTGAAACCTAAAAATGTACGTGCAATAGGTATGCATGGatagttcaaaactaaaagcgTGCGGTATTCCATTTTCGAAAATAAGTCGGTATAAGattttaaagcttttaatctATAACTACTTGCTACTAAAAACCTCGAAATTGTCTCACCTCAATGGAAGCCTCATGTAAATTAGACGAGGGTAGACTGAAAGAGAGCGCCTCGTTCCACACCGGGTTGTTGATCTCTTTCCTGTtggtcttcttcttcttgacGCGTTTCCCGTTCACTAGCAAGTACACTTTCACATACACATCTGGAAGTGGAGAAAAATACTATTCAAATAAGTACATGGCAAAAACACGATAGGTaccaaatcaaaaataaatacctataggtaggtatttatttttggtTAAAAGGGGAaaatgggtggatgaggaaggcggaggacctaTGTGGTGGCGCGCTTTTAAGAAGGTCTAGGCCGTCTAGGTACAGCATGGACGTAAACTGGCAGATTGATTTATTGAAAATTCTTCGCAAAACAACGTAGACCCCCACTACCAAAGGGTTTTCTTTCATATAGTAGTAATAGTATCTACTAAGTTCCTAGTCTCCAAAACTACGACAGTTAGCCGTCCTACTGAAGAGAAGGGAAAAGAGAGCAATAATTTCTGTATTTCCCGCTAGTAGTCGACTGTACCGGGATAGCGCTGCGTTTCTCCAGACTTCTCCAATTTGACTAGCATTGAGTTATCAGATATATTATCCATTACTAGTGTAGACATAACTACCCAAAGCATCCTTTCCTTCTTGTGGCGGCAACAAATTCCTCGCCTTCAAGACCACGACAGTCAGCCGTTCCGCTGAAGGCAAGTAGGAGAGAGAGAGTAACAATTCTTGCAACTCCTCTGGCGGTCGTCGTTCCCGGGATAGCTCTGCCCAGACCTCTGCACCACCGGCCACTTCAACGCGAGACAGAGGTACCTTGGCAGAACCCATTACTTCGTTGCGAGAGAATCTGAAAACCAGAATATAGGTTGGTTACCGAGAATACTAATGATTCCTAGGGACACTGTAACACTCTATTTGACGTTCTTTCTAGAGCAACAGTTTCTGCTCTGATCTTGTAAACGGGAGGTtccagtttttaatttaaatactagggcttggctgcaatcagacttgctagcaagtgatgatccCACCTAAGGCCGaacgcgcttgtctagaagatgcctacgAGTATGCAATCTTGACTTGAAGGATATCAAATGTGAAAGAAAAGATTGATTGCGAGAATTTGATGTGTATAAATAAGGTATCGTAATAGTTTTACAATTACGATGGAAATGATGAGCCGACAAACACTGATGGACTAATAAACACTTAACTCGCCGCTCTTGATTAACCCCATAGATATCAAGTCCACTTACCTGTCATAATCGAACACTTGAAGCAATAGCGTCTTGTCAGTAAGCTCATCGTGCGATACGGGGAACTTGAAGTGCTGGTCGAAGAAGGGGTTCGCCTCGTTTCTGTGCACCGGCGTCTGCCTCACGCGGGTGTCCACTTCGGGCAACAGACTCACTCGCACATAGGGGTCGTTGAAACCCCCCGCTTCGTAGCCGGCCAGGTCGTGGGCTGAAaaagacatttttttaaaaagaatatcagccatgctaatcatgactgtaTTTCGTgccaagagtgggtacgacaatagtgcaacgggtggggtttgaaccgccgacctttcggaattcagtccgctcctcaatcgttgagctatcgaggcttcaaATACTTAGAATACTTAGGCTTAGAATACTTTCACGTAAAGCTCATCATATAGTGTTGGGCGACTTATGAAAATAATGCCTCATTCCTTAACGTCTTTAATTTGTGTAGCCCCGCCCCTTGGCCTATATGAGTAAATCTAAAAATAGCTCGCCTGTTTCATgcaatatatgtatttattgtaatatgAGATGTGTATAATACATGCATATATTATATAGtgaacagtacctacctatatacaatttctgaaaagccggcaacgcattggcggtttgGGTGGGATGCATTGGTTGACCCGTCTgttcgtttgctcactatttcatcatgatcatctgTATGAtgaacccatcgctggcccattACAGAGCACGtctctcctctcaaaatgagaagggttttggtcatAGTGCACCacgccaagtgcggatcggtaGATTTCACACAATTTTGTGAACATATAAAGAACTCttaggcgtgcaggtttcctcacgatgttttcctttgccgTTATTTAAGCAAGTTatcacacataactccgaaaagtataCTTGCTAATATCACTTGCGATTTTAGCGACCTAGAAATCTCGTGGCTATTAGAGAAATGCTTCTATTCGATTAAGGAATACCTGAATCCTTATAAATAATAGCACCTATGATTTTTCGATatctctagtttttatttttattttgtttgtcttattatttttaaaatatgtgtaaaaaacaaaatatattatgacaTTAAGCACTACCTAACAGACAAGGAttgatatgtttttatatggtttttataatgttgacatttttgatctttatttaactattattttatactttgcttgtgtaaagtctatgtatgtctttctttacttaatattttcgtcttgactttatttgtctttaatttaattgaatttaaggtaaaattcaaacaccagttatagtggtaaaatgtataaggctcatcagacattattccaacatattgtacctacattttattgaataaatcattgaatttgaatttgaatttgaatttgatttgcCAGCAAGGCGCCctccaaacaaaaaataatgaacttactgctctttttacccgactacggcaaagccgaaaggaagggttatgattttagcagtctttgtATTTAGGTAGAATGGCATAAAATAGCTGGCACATAACAGATCTAGTTTTCCCGACTTAGGCAACGCAGAAGAGCTACTAGACCAACTTCCAGCTTTTAAATATGAATACAGCTCAAAACCAACAGCCGACAAATCTAGTCATAGCGaacttgtaaaaatatttgcacaacgtgaaaaaagaaaataaaaatctgctgaCCGCACATGGCTGATAATGCTCGTGTTAAGTCTCTGAATAAACAATGCCTGTACAAACTTTCAGGCTTAAATGGATTAGCGAGGGAATTATATTTACGTCTGAAATATAAATTCGGGtacctatttaggtacctacctactatagtgTGTCTACCTAATAACACTAACATGTgaatttaattatgtataagacattaggtacttcattatataataacattttgtttttcaaGTTTGAATATGTGGGATGTATGTTTTTATACaaaagagtaggtataataatatattatctatttaaaaaCGGCTCAACGCACGTTATTAACTGTCGGCGTATGCCCGACTAGAAGGAACTTGGGCGGGTTTGGAACTAAAACGggctttttttaaaatataagtttaagtatttataaatgactagctgatgcccgcgacttcgttcgcgtggattaaggctttttgaaatcccgtgggaactctttggttttccgggataaaaagtagcctatgtgctaatccagggtattatctatctccattccgaatttcagccaaatccgtccagtagtttttgcgtgaaggagtaacaaacatacacacacacacacacacacacacacacacacacacacatacaaactttcgcctttataatattagtgtgatgtgatgtgatttttgataatattcatTACGCGTTTTTTTCAACTTTCCTAACATGTACTCAGCTTTTTAGCATATTTGGtagatatttaagtaattaggtatataGATCGGTATTACCTATCTAATAATATTTCTATGGTGAGATATGTATATAGGTAGAATTTAGAGAGagcaaataaaaacatttttgatacgtatttgaaaataattgaaaaatttccttaattataggtaaataactatcataaaaattataaataaaaacattgaaaCGAACCTTCAATTAAATGCACTTCCAGATCGGATCTATCGAAGTCGTATTTGAGGCGCAGATGGATCCTGCCAAGCGAGGGCCCGGCGCCCTCTAGCTCGATGACCAGAGGTGCTTCTCTCTTAGTGTAAAGGTCTGGCTGTAGGGCTCCGAGAGCGCTGATAGCGGCGCCAGCTCCCGGACTTAGTGGGACTCCGCTACTGTTTTCTACTAAGGAATTGCTTCTGTCTATTCTTCTGTAAAACAACAAAATGTTGTAATTAATctgaaattataaattaaacaccagccaagtgcgagtcggactcgcacacgaagggttccgtaccatcgtacacaaaataacaatttttaatatttttttgtgttttaagcacaaattcacggttttcggatttttcccttctCTTGTATGAGAGCtaccataagacctacctatctggcaaattgcatgattctaggtcaacgggaagtacctactccaagggccggcgcacatattatggcggagcgcagcgcagagcattttacacagtcaaaatattatggaCATTGTccttattgaaataatatctaaaatcaatattgtgc belongs to Maniola jurtina chromosome 6, ilManJurt1.1, whole genome shotgun sequence and includes:
- the LOC123866422 gene encoding synaptotagmin-5-like isoform X1 encodes the protein MDKLWAERSQPSAVHWEGRKQGSMEHYWKNWHSGPTPKTFNGAILPAQRQVLLPQARTGASHAWAENNNAWSAALGAMGGAGTVLIIAALLFMFKRPKKMEPPLLAPMDVGQNEMLISKEQCRVQPLSETRTASSLPHARLARTPSISSQSSLDSGTSRATSHRGSSPAIRTFAPDGRTLEAGVTGIPRSPSPLRAASLDVRAAPMAHGSLASLADSPAPPSPRHAPPRCLSPLLMPPRRIDRSNSLVENSSGVPLSPGAGAAISALGALQPDLYTKREAPLVIELEGAGPSLGRIHLRLKYDFDRSDLEVHLIEAHDLAGYEAGGFNDPYVRVSLLPEVDTRVRQTPVHRNEANPFFDQHFKFPVSHDELTDKTLLLQVFDYDRFSRNEVMGSAKVPLSRVEVAGGAEVWAELSRERRPPEELQELLLSLSYLPSAERLTVVVLKARNLLPPQEGKDALDVYVKVYLLVNGKRVKKKKTNRKEINNPVWNEALSFSLPSSNLHEASIEVCVVTGGSSALVVGWCCVGAAEPAAEGRHWAQMAQETRKAVAMWHTLR
- the LOC123866422 gene encoding synaptotagmin-5-like isoform X2 produces the protein MSGLGPPGVWAAHKRLESWARAARERTSSASSGQSHNSTDSFGDDKSHGSPSEMLISKEQCRVQPLSETRTASSLPHARLARTPSISSQSSLDSGTSRATSHRGSSPAIRTFAPDGRTLEAGVTGIPRSPSPLRAASLDVRAAPMAHGSLASLADSPAPPSPRHAPPRCLSPLLMPPRRIDRSNSLVENSSGVPLSPGAGAAISALGALQPDLYTKREAPLVIELEGAGPSLGRIHLRLKYDFDRSDLEVHLIEAHDLAGYEAGGFNDPYVRVSLLPEVDTRVRQTPVHRNEANPFFDQHFKFPVSHDELTDKTLLLQVFDYDRFSRNEVMGSAKVPLSRVEVAGGAEVWAELSRERRPPEELQELLLSLSYLPSAERLTVVVLKARNLLPPQEGKDALDVYVKVYLLVNGKRVKKKKTNRKEINNPVWNEALSFSLPSSNLHEASIEVCVVTGGSSALVVGWCCVGAAEPAAEGRHWAQMAQETRKAVAMWHTLR
- the LOC123866422 gene encoding synaptotagmin-5-like isoform X3; protein product: MLISKEQCRVQPLSETRTASSLPHARLARTPSISSQSSLDSGTSRATSHRGSSPAIRTFAPDGRTLEAGVTGIPRSPSPLRAASLDVRAAPMAHGSLASLADSPAPPSPRHAPPRCLSPLLMPPRRIDRSNSLVENSSGVPLSPGAGAAISALGALQPDLYTKREAPLVIELEGAGPSLGRIHLRLKYDFDRSDLEVHLIEAHDLAGYEAGGFNDPYVRVSLLPEVDTRVRQTPVHRNEANPFFDQHFKFPVSHDELTDKTLLLQVFDYDRFSRNEVMGSAKVPLSRVEVAGGAEVWAELSRERRPPEELQELLLSLSYLPSAERLTVVVLKARNLLPPQEGKDALDVYVKVYLLVNGKRVKKKKTNRKEINNPVWNEALSFSLPSSNLHEASIEVCVVTGGSSALVVGWCCVGAAEPAAEGRHWAQMAQETRKAVAMWHTLR